In one window of Paraburkholderia phymatum STM815 DNA:
- a CDS encoding MurR/RpiR family transcriptional regulator — protein MMLSQVEAMRDQMRPSERKLADYVMEAPREVLDLSMTEVAARAGVSQPTIARFCHALGFSGFREFKIRLAQGIATQVPAVYRDVRPDEPAPGVAAKVLDRTIGALIQVRNNLSSDSVAAAIELLANAKRVEFYGAGGSGIAALDMQHKFFRLGMPSVAYSDPHTFLMSAALLGEGDVVVAISNTGRTRDIIDAARSAMKAGAKVIAVTHGNSPLARVASIGLFANVDEDTDIFSPMTSRTSHLAIGDILAVGVALHRGPDLAEKLAGAKDLIAQRRVGG, from the coding sequence ATGATGCTGTCTCAGGTGGAAGCGATGCGCGACCAGATGCGCCCTTCGGAACGCAAGCTCGCCGACTACGTGATGGAAGCGCCGCGCGAGGTGCTCGACCTGTCGATGACGGAGGTGGCCGCACGCGCGGGCGTGAGCCAGCCGACCATTGCGCGCTTCTGCCACGCGCTCGGTTTTTCCGGCTTCCGCGAGTTCAAGATCCGGCTCGCCCAAGGTATAGCAACGCAGGTGCCCGCCGTTTATCGCGACGTGCGGCCCGACGAACCCGCGCCGGGCGTCGCGGCGAAGGTGCTGGACCGGACGATCGGCGCGCTCATCCAGGTGCGCAACAATCTGTCGTCCGATAGCGTCGCGGCGGCGATCGAGCTTCTGGCGAACGCAAAACGCGTCGAGTTCTATGGCGCGGGCGGCTCGGGCATTGCCGCGCTCGATATGCAGCACAAGTTCTTCCGGCTGGGCATGCCGAGCGTCGCGTATTCGGATCCGCACACGTTTCTTATGTCGGCGGCATTGCTCGGCGAAGGCGATGTCGTCGTGGCCATTTCGAACACAGGCCGCACGCGCGACATCATCGACGCCGCCCGGTCAGCGATGAAGGCGGGCGCGAAGGTGATTGCCGTGACACACGGGAATTCGCCGCTCGCGCGGGTTGCGTCGATTGGACTCTTCGCGAATGTCGACGAAGACACCGACATCTTTTCGCCGATGACGTCGCGCACATCGCATCTGGCGATCGGCGATATCCTGGCGGTCGGCGTCGCGTTGCATCGCGGGCCGGACTTGGCGGAGAAGCTGGCTGGGGCAAAAGATCTGATTGCGCAGCGCAGGGTTGGCGGGTAA